TAATGGGTTCACCAAGGTGCATGCCCTTGAGGAAGTTCCACTAGGACCATTTGCAGATGGAGGGAATACAAGGCTTGAGCTAGTTGATGGCACCACTGAGCCAGGAAGACTATCGATTGGTGCACCACTGAGCTGGAAAGGTGAAGGGGCTGGTGCAGGCACCATGTCTGGGCTAGCCGGGGTTGGTGGTGCAGACACCATGTCTGGGCTAACCACGATTGGTGGTGCTATTAGTTGTGGAACCTGTTGTGGCCCTGCGACACATTTAACAACCTAAAAACATCACTTGCATAGTTTATAGAccaaaaatttaataaataattttgtGATTAGTGTTTTATTCATTTGAATTGGTCAATACGACCAAAAGTTGCAAGAATTTatcaaaatatttttacaaattttaagATCACTTTACCTGGGCATCGTGGTTGAAGAGAACTCGACAACCTGCAGAGTAAATATTTAAAGCAAAATGAGACCATCAGGTACATATTTGAGACCAAATGGACTAATTGGTAACTTCAATATGGTTAACGAAAAGATTTTCTGTATAATATTTAACTCGGTGCATAGTTTTTGAAACAGGTTTAACTATGTACAAACTCTCTAAAACACCCTTCGATAGTGACATATCAAGAGGATCTTATTAATTAATCTCGTCGTTTTTCCTTTGTAATGACATCAATCAGAAAATATAGAATTATAGCTTTAAAAGTTTCTAATTTCCCAAAATATAAAGTTCAGAAGAATACGTAGTGATTATTGTTCCATTAACAAAGCCACCATAATCGCAAGACGTGACATTGCAGCCAGCGCTACTCTGTTGAACCGTAACATTTCCAAGCATGAGATTGCTCCTTTTGCATTGCATGCTTGAACAAGAAACCGACATTGAAGCCGGTTGGCAATATAACCTGCACCAAACAAGATAAGATGGAtatgtaaaataaaataaaaaatatattaagaTTTTTTAACAATGGCATTGATATAAACTTGTCTTCTTGTAAAGTTATAACCTGCTCCCGGGGGTACAGCTACATTGGACACAATGATTTGCAATGACGGCATAGCCTCCACTGGGTACAGACAATGCATAGTCAAATGCATGTCTTGGGAAGTTTGAGGCACAAGCTGAAAATAACCCACAAAATATATTGTAAATTCATACTCCCTTCATGAGCTCATCAATCCATTTTGGGCAAACATTCAAGCAAACACTACACAGTGTGGTGAGCAAGGGCAAGGGGTAAGAGCATGCAACATAGGCGCCACATTACCAAAAGGGCTTTGCCCTTTTGATCACAAAGATGGGAGGGGTGGTGAAAGACAAGGGGCAAGGCAAAAGGGGGACTAAAAATCAAGTTTGTGATATTGAAAGAGTGCCCCATGCCCGTGAAGATCGTGCCTTTGGTATGGGGCCACACCCCCTTTTTTGTTTTGGACAGGGTGATGTGCAAGGCGTGGAGGGTCTTACAGTATTAAACACTAATGTTAACGACACTTGGCTAATCAAATTATATTATTAAAGTGTAGCATTGTCAAGTAAAATTACCCTTTACTCTCTTAATATCTAATTACTTGACTAATCAGGTCACTTGTCAAACCATATAGGGTGTATGGGTCATAGTGACAGTATGGGTATTACGGGTCGTATGATAGGAAAAAAAAAGGTCGTATTGTTGTATGGGTTTCGATTAGAACATCACACGGCCATATGACATGGCTCTCATAATATCCATATGACCAATATTTCACCATGTCGTACATACAGCTCGTACGACTGCCATATGGCTGGTGTGACCTCTTTCCGCCCATGTTATACGACCAGAATGACACGCCCAAAATGTACGGATTATGACTTTAATTTAACCTTAAATAAGACCGTCCACAATAAAAAGACCTAAAAAcactttttttataaaacaatcaTAACGATGCTCTAATTACACAATAATAACCATGATCGCTTAGGGGACTGGGGGCGGTGCCCTTTTGTCTGTGATAGAACCTTCTTCCACACGTGGTGGGAACAAACAACCCACCGCCACTCAATTCTTCAATGGGTGATAGAAAATGTCCGTGATGTTTTTCACGCCTTATGGATTGTGAGTGATGGAACATGTGAGgggggtgtgagggtttattgtgagtgttgtgagtgatgaccattgccgcTAAAAAAGGTTATGAGTGatgaaaaaatggttgatgacatgacggaacttgattgCATGTTATGTGTGATGAGTGAGTGATTAGTATGACCACCCCACCCCCTTAGGTGACCCGGGGCGGTAACGTGATGGCGTTCATCACGCGTCGAAATGGAAACGGAACACCGCCGCCGCAAGTCCCACCACGCGTTGAACTTATAACGCGTTAACTCCACCACGCGTTAAACTTGTAATTTTTTGACGGTTTGTAATTTTTTAAACATTGCTTTTTGACCGTTTGGATCCATTTGACCgttgtttattgttttttttatataaaatcccACATATTTCAATACACTCAATACAAAAAACCTCTCAACAATTCTCACACTCAatacaaaaaattcaaaaaactctCAACTATTTTCACACTCATTTTTACAAGAAATatggaaggttcaagcaagagaggtgGTGGATCGAAAAAAAGAGGTGGCGGTTCGGGTACGAAGAAAATAAGGCCCAAGGTTCGAGCGAATCTTGGTGAGCCCGCACGCTTTAGGTTGCAAGACGAACCCGACCAAGtcccaccctttcaaacccaacaatatccaccctttcaaacccaacaatatccaccctttcaatcgcaaacgtaccataaccaaccgttcgttccaccgtttcaacctcaccaatttcaatcGCAAACGTATCAAACCCAACCCCACACACTCGACCCTctactagaagacaacaccctcATTCATCATTTTGCAAAAGCGTGGAATGGACCACGTGAACCACAACAAAGTCTTGACGAggacgaggaagaggaagaggaagaagaagcggaggaagaggaagaggaagaggaagaagaacaaaATGTTGAGGTTCAAGAAATCGCTCCAATCGGCCGACAACCTTGGACGAGCGAGGAGGAGGTCTCGTTGACGAAGGCGTATTTGCACATCTCGGAGAGTAAGAAACACGGGAACGAGCAACGAATGGATGCGTTTTGGAGACGGGTTATTAATCATTTTATGAAACTTCCCGGTGCAAGGATACGAAACATGGACCAAATGACGTCGAAGTGGACGGATTTGAACGGGAAAATTAGCAAGTTCAacgcttgtttcattcaaaaggtatgtttttttattaaaaaaaacagtttaaaaaaaacagttttaaaaataaaacagtttataaaaaaaactgtttATATAcaaaaaactgtttaaaaataaaattgtttataaaaaaaactgtttattaaaaaaacagtattaaaaaaaaacagttttaaaataaaacagtttatataaaaaaacagttttaaaaataaaacagtttatataaaaaacagtttttaaaataaaacagtctatataaaaaacagtttatataaaaaacagtttttaaaaaaaacagtttacataaaaaaacagttttttaaaaaacagtttaaaaacagtttatataaaaaacagttttaaaaaaaaaacagtttaaaaaaaacagttttgacaaaaagagtttttaaaaaaaaaaacatttaaaaaaaaaaaaaacagtttttataacattttaatttttttgtagAACCGAAACCCACAAAGTGGAGCGAGCGAGGCGACGATCATGCAACAAGCCACCGCCGAGTATTGCAAAACGTACAAAAAGAGAACTTTTCCACACGTGGCGTCATGGGAAGTTGCGAGACATCACCCGAAGTGGGTCCCCGTTGAGTTGGTTGACACGCATGGTCCTACGGCTCCAAAAAAACGCGGCGGATCGAAAAGATCAAAGACATCCGATTCGGGGAACTACACGACTTccgcgtcggataacttgccccaAATGAACTTAAACGACGACCCTCTTGACGAACCCGATCAACCCCTTGACGAGCCCGTTGAGGAAGATACACCCACAAGGCCACGACGCAGACGAGGTGGTGAATCGTCAAGCAAAGGGAAGGAGGCGGTGGCGGAGTCGATCTTTAGAATCGAAGAGGAGAAAATGACCCAATTCAAGAAGGCCgaacaaagaaaagaaacaatGATGACCCTAAAAGTTGAACGGGAGCAGGCGTACAAGGAACACTTGAAAACGATCgaaagacaaaatgatttaaaaatcttgtgtgaAAACCACGCCCATCTCGACGAACCGTTCAAGTCAGTTGTCATTGAACAAAAGCGCGCGATTTGCGCAAAGTGGGGTTGGGAGATGCCACcggtttagttgttttttttatttggttatgtaatttatttttaaagtttaatgaaatttataatttagtgttttatttttattttctaattttaaaatgaaattaaaaaaaatgggagtgatagaattccatcactagtgattccacccctcctacatttctatcatTAGTGATGgaaatttggttgatgacatGTCATGATTTGATTGGAGAGTGGGAATGAtagaatccatcactagtgaaccacccctagtccccttataTCGATATTTCATATCAATTTTCACAcacacaccaaaaaaacactttCATTTTCCACATAAACAATTACCTGATAACGGAATAGCAAGAATATCACCATCTTCAACATCATCACCACCCCCCAACCCATTAACCACCATAACATCCGTCACCGTCGTCTTAAACCTCACCGCAATTCCCGCCAACGTATCCACCGGTCTCACCACATATGCCATATACACCACCGGCATATTATTATCCGTCCCATTAAAACACGCACATTGCAACGGCACCACCAAACTCATCCCCACATCCAACACATTCGGATCATCTATCTCATTCGCCTCCTTAATCTGATCAGCCGACACCAAACCGCCATACACCACGTCAGCAATGCTCGACAGAGTATCCGATGGTCGAGTTTTGTACCGTGTGGATACAGATTTCCGAATGCCATCAACACAAGAGCAGGTTATGGGGATTTTGAGGAATAGTTGGGATGGTAAGATGTGTGATACGACGTCGGATTGGGAAACGTCGATTGAGTTAATGGAGAGGATGTTAATCGGGTCGGTTTGGAATAGGTTGGCAAGTTCAGAGAGTTTAAGGTCGGTGTAGAGAGTGTAGCCGAGGAGGGCGGTACATGAGTTGTTGGTTGAGCAGGGTTCGATTGTTGATTTGGGGGTTACGCTGGTGACGGTGAGTAGGAGGAGTACGGTGGtgatgaaggtg
The sequence above is drawn from the Helianthus annuus cultivar XRQ/B chromosome 12, HanXRQr2.0-SUNRISE, whole genome shotgun sequence genome and encodes:
- the LOC110867901 gene encoding lysM domain-containing GPI-anchored protein 1, giving the protein MPPKTTTTTFITTVLLLLTVTSVTPKSTIEPCSTNNSCTALLGYTLYTDLKLSELANLFQTDPINILSINSIDVSQSDVVSHILPSQLFLKIPITCSCVDGIRKSVSTRYKTRPSDTLSSIADVVYGGLVSADQIKEANEIDDPNVLDVGMSLVVPLQCACFNGTDNNMPVVYMAYVVRPVDTLAGIAVRFKTTVTDVMVVNGLGGGDDVEDGDILAIPLSACASNFPRHAFDYALSVPSGGYAVIANHCVQCSCTPGSRLYCQPASMSVSCSSMQCKRSNLMLGNVTVQQSSAGCNVTSCDYGGFVNGTIITTLSSSLQPRCPGPQQVPQLIAPPIVVSPDMVSAPPTPASPDMVPAPAPSPFQLSGAPIDSLPGSVVPSTSSSLVFPPSANGPSGTSSRACTLVNPLSSFSLAMVLVLFLKVMFPFL
- the LOC110867900 gene encoding uncharacterized protein LOC110867900, yielding MDAFWRRVINHFMKLPGARIRNMDQMTSKWTDLNGKISKFNACFIQKNRNPQSGASEATIMQQATAEYCKTYKKRTFPHVASWEVARHHPKWVPVELVDTHGPTAPKKRGGSKRSKTSDSGNYTTSASDNLPQMNLNDDPLDEPDQPLDEPVEEDTPTRPRRRRGGESSSKGKEAVAESIFRIEEEKMTQFKKAEQRKETMMTLKVEREQAYKEHLKTIERQNDLKILCENHAHLDEPFKSVVIEQKRAICAKWGWEMPPV